A stretch of Microbacterium sp. 4R-513 DNA encodes these proteins:
- a CDS encoding carbohydrate ABC transporter permease — translation MTVSDYADTADTRVITTGRRAGRSAGAATGGPRESILSRTGAMIVMGVFTLYFLIPLWWLLVASTKSRGQLFSTNPLWFADPQFIENVTGLFSYRNGVYLKWLLNSVLYAGVGGVLATVIAAMCGYALAKYRFPGREAIFNTVLGGVLVPATALALPLFLLFSRIELTNTYWAVLLPSIVSPFGVYLARVFAEASVPDELIEASRLDGAGEIRTFFTVSIRLMMPALVTVFLFQFVSIWNNFFLPLIMLRSEELFPVTFGLYAWNSTINQFPELRTFVLVGSLLSVIPLIVTFLLLQRYWRTGLGTGALK, via the coding sequence ATGACCGTCTCGGACTACGCCGACACCGCCGACACGCGGGTCATCACGACCGGGCGCCGCGCGGGGCGCTCCGCCGGCGCAGCGACCGGCGGGCCGCGCGAGAGCATCCTCTCGCGCACCGGCGCCATGATCGTCATGGGGGTCTTCACCCTCTACTTCCTCATCCCGCTCTGGTGGCTCCTCGTGGCCTCGACGAAGAGCCGCGGGCAGCTCTTCTCGACCAACCCGCTGTGGTTCGCCGACCCGCAGTTCATCGAGAACGTCACCGGGCTCTTCTCCTACCGCAACGGCGTCTATCTCAAGTGGCTGCTCAACAGCGTCCTGTACGCCGGAGTCGGAGGTGTGCTGGCCACCGTCATCGCCGCGATGTGCGGCTATGCCCTCGCGAAGTACCGGTTCCCCGGTCGTGAGGCGATCTTCAACACGGTCCTCGGCGGGGTGCTCGTCCCGGCGACGGCGCTCGCCCTGCCGCTGTTCCTCCTGTTCAGCCGGATCGAGCTCACCAATACCTACTGGGCGGTGCTCCTGCCCAGCATCGTGAGTCCCTTCGGCGTCTACCTCGCGCGCGTGTTCGCCGAGGCATCCGTCCCCGACGAGCTCATCGAAGCCTCCCGCCTCGACGGGGCGGGAGAGATCCGCACCTTCTTCACGGTCTCGATCCGGCTCATGATGCCGGCGCTCGTGACGGTGTTCCTCTTCCAGTTCGTCTCGATCTGGAACAACTTCTTCCTGCCGCTCATCATGCTCCGCAGCGAAGAGCTCTTCCCCGTCACGTTCGGCCTCTACGCCTGGAACTCGACCATCAACCAGTTCCCCGAGCTGCGCACCTTCGTGCTCGTCGGCTCGCTGCTGTCGGTCATCCCGCTGATCGTCACGTTCCTCTTGCTTCAGCGCTACTGGCGCACCGGACTCGGAACCGGAGCCCTGAAGTGA
- a CDS encoding extracellular solute-binding protein, which yields MQHMRRAVTVALLTAGALVIAGCSASGGGDGGSSAGACEPAGEDVKLTFTSWIPGIEDAVAIWNEANPDIQVEVQTGPSGNAGTYQNFFNQLEAGNAPDLGQIEYDALPNFRVQDGLENLAACEDVVKAKDQFVDWTWSQATLGTDDEVYGIPQDSGPMALFYRSDLFEQNGIAVPTTWDEYKAAAEKIRALGGYITNFSQTDINQFAGFVWQAGGQWFANDGDEWKVELTSDESEKVADYWQDLIENDLVSTYPAWTDEWNNAYNSGEVWTWNSAVWGANSISSGAPDTSGKWSVAPGPQWEAGQSAAGNWGGSSIAVFKGTDHLYEAAKFALWLNTSDEALTSLNKTAAIYPATKAGLDLPALQQGVEFYGGQKIYEVFAEAASEVDPDFVWGPTMTQTYADVSDGFKAAVSGSGTLADALGKAQDSTVAALEAQSIPVAK from the coding sequence ATGCAGCACATGAGACGAGCGGTCACCGTTGCCCTGCTCACCGCGGGCGCTCTGGTGATCGCGGGATGCTCCGCCTCAGGCGGCGGCGACGGCGGTTCGTCGGCCGGAGCGTGCGAGCCGGCAGGCGAGGACGTCAAGCTCACCTTCACCTCGTGGATCCCGGGAATCGAGGACGCCGTCGCCATCTGGAACGAGGCCAATCCCGACATCCAGGTCGAGGTGCAGACCGGGCCGTCGGGCAACGCCGGCACATACCAGAACTTCTTCAACCAGCTCGAGGCGGGCAACGCCCCGGATCTCGGCCAGATCGAGTACGACGCGCTGCCCAACTTCCGCGTCCAGGACGGTCTCGAGAACCTCGCCGCGTGCGAGGACGTCGTCAAGGCCAAGGACCAGTTCGTCGATTGGACGTGGAGCCAGGCGACGCTGGGGACGGATGACGAGGTCTACGGCATCCCGCAGGACTCGGGCCCCATGGCGCTGTTCTACCGCAGCGACCTGTTCGAGCAGAACGGCATCGCCGTCCCCACGACGTGGGACGAGTACAAGGCCGCGGCGGAGAAGATCCGCGCGCTCGGCGGCTACATCACGAACTTCTCGCAGACCGACATCAACCAGTTCGCGGGCTTCGTGTGGCAGGCCGGCGGGCAGTGGTTCGCGAATGACGGCGACGAGTGGAAGGTCGAGCTGACGAGCGACGAGTCGGAGAAGGTCGCCGACTACTGGCAGGACCTCATCGAGAACGACCTCGTGTCGACCTACCCCGCGTGGACCGACGAGTGGAACAACGCCTATAACTCCGGCGAGGTCTGGACGTGGAACTCCGCCGTGTGGGGCGCGAACTCGATCTCGAGCGGTGCGCCCGACACCTCGGGCAAGTGGTCGGTGGCTCCCGGTCCGCAGTGGGAGGCCGGCCAGTCCGCGGCAGGCAACTGGGGCGGCTCGTCGATCGCCGTCTTCAAGGGCACGGACCACCTGTACGAGGCGGCCAAGTTCGCCCTGTGGCTCAACACCTCGGATGAGGCGCTGACGTCTCTCAACAAGACGGCCGCCATCTATCCCGCGACGAAGGCCGGCCTCGACCTGCCGGCGCTCCAGCAGGGTGTCGAGTTCTACGGCGGACAGAAGATCTACGAGGTCTTCGCGGAGGCCGCCAGCGAGGTCGACCCGGACTTCGTCTGGGGCCCCACGATGACGCAGACCTACGCCGACGTCTCGGACGGCTTCAAGGCGGCCGTGTCCGGGTCTGGCACCCTCGCCGACGCGCTCGGCAAGGCGCAGGACTCCACCGTCGCGGCGCTGGAGGCTCAGTCCATCCCCGTCGCGAAGTAG
- a CDS encoding deoxyribodipyrimidine photo-lyase, whose protein sequence is MPSPSIVWFRDDLRLADNPALRAAVDRGEPVIGLYVLDEESPGIRPLGGAARWWLHGSLASLRDRLAERGGTLVLRRGQAEQVVRETVTDAAAGAVFWNRRYGAPEREIDAALKSGLRDEGVVVESFAASVLFEPWTVQTGAGTHFSVFSPFWRACLALSSPRAPLAEPRSIDGPAQALDTEELDDWALLPQHPDWAGGLRERWEPGEPAARRRLKEFLDEDLGGYAKARDQPAAESTSLLSPRLRWGEVSPYQVWHEATKSGSEGGRFLSELGWREFAWHTLFHAPDLATVNLRREFDAFPWPRLKPSRLEAWQRGRTGVPLVDAGMRELWHTGYMHNRVRMVAASFLIKNLLIDWRRGEEWFWETLVDADGANNPFNWQWVAGSGADAAPYFRIFNPELQAGKFDPDGTYIRRWAPEYGSDEPPQPIVDLKETRNAALAAYERVKRATRA, encoded by the coding sequence ATGCCGTCGCCGTCCATCGTGTGGTTCCGGGACGACCTGCGTCTCGCCGACAACCCGGCGCTGCGTGCCGCTGTCGATCGGGGTGAGCCGGTCATCGGCCTGTACGTGCTCGACGAGGAGTCGCCGGGGATCCGCCCGCTGGGCGGCGCCGCTCGGTGGTGGCTGCACGGGTCGCTCGCGTCACTGCGCGACCGCCTGGCCGAGCGCGGCGGCACCCTCGTGCTGCGGCGGGGCCAGGCGGAGCAGGTGGTGCGCGAGACGGTGACGGATGCCGCGGCCGGCGCCGTCTTCTGGAACCGCCGCTACGGCGCGCCCGAGCGTGAGATCGATGCCGCACTCAAGTCAGGGCTCCGCGACGAGGGGGTCGTCGTGGAGTCGTTCGCGGCATCCGTCCTCTTCGAACCGTGGACCGTGCAGACCGGAGCCGGCACTCACTTCTCGGTGTTCTCGCCGTTCTGGCGCGCGTGTCTCGCCCTGTCGTCGCCGCGCGCGCCGCTTGCCGAGCCGCGGTCGATCGACGGACCGGCGCAGGCACTCGACACGGAGGAGCTCGACGACTGGGCCCTGCTTCCACAGCACCCCGACTGGGCCGGAGGCCTGCGGGAGCGCTGGGAGCCTGGCGAGCCGGCCGCTCGGCGACGACTGAAGGAGTTCCTCGACGAGGATCTGGGCGGATACGCGAAGGCGCGCGACCAGCCGGCGGCGGAGTCGACCTCTCTGCTCTCGCCGCGACTCCGGTGGGGCGAGGTCAGCCCGTACCAGGTCTGGCACGAGGCCACGAAGTCAGGCAGCGAGGGCGGTCGCTTCCTGTCGGAGCTCGGCTGGCGCGAGTTCGCCTGGCACACGCTCTTCCACGCACCCGATCTCGCGACCGTCAATCTGCGTCGCGAGTTCGACGCGTTCCCGTGGCCGCGGCTCAAGCCGTCGCGACTCGAGGCGTGGCAGCGCGGGCGGACGGGCGTCCCGCTCGTCGACGCCGGCATGCGGGAGCTCTGGCACACGGGCTACATGCACAACCGCGTGCGGATGGTCGCGGCATCCTTCCTCATCAAGAACCTGCTCATCGACTGGCGGCGAGGCGAGGAGTGGTTCTGGGAAACGCTCGTGGACGCGGATGGCGCGAACAACCCGTTCAACTGGCAGTGGGTCGCCGGCTCCGGCGCCGACGCCGCCCCGTATTTCCGGATCTTCAACCCCGAACTGCAGGCCGGCAAGTTCGATCCCGACGGCACCTACATCCGCCGCTGGGCTCCGGAGTACGGGAGCGACGAGCCTCCCCAGCCGATCGTCGATCTCAAGGAGACGCGGAACGCCGCACTGGCGGCGTACGAGCGCGTGAAGCGCGCAACCCGCGCGTGA
- a CDS encoding LacI family DNA-binding transcriptional regulator: MSKRLAEVARKVGVSEATVSRVLNDKPGVSDATRQAVLTALDVLGYERPTKLRGERARLVGLVLPELTNPIFPALAEIIGGGLTQNGYTPLLCTQNAGGITESDYVDLLLQQQVSGVIFLGGNYSQADAEHAHYERLRQVNLPTVLVNARIAELDFATVSTDDSAAAEQAVLHLHQLGHRRIGMLLGPLDHIPSQRKLAAARRLLERLGGDLDDDMVVRGLYSLESGQAGASRLFSNGATAIVCASDPLALGAVRAARRAGLRVPGDVSVVGFDDSALMSCTEPPLTTVRQPIESMGRTVIELLLSQIAGTTEAGDELLFEPELVLRASTGPAAG, from the coding sequence ATGTCGAAGCGTCTTGCGGAAGTTGCGCGCAAGGTCGGCGTGAGCGAGGCGACGGTCAGTCGCGTGCTCAACGACAAGCCGGGCGTCTCGGACGCCACGCGGCAGGCGGTGCTGACGGCGCTCGACGTGCTCGGGTACGAGCGTCCGACCAAGCTCCGCGGAGAGCGGGCACGGCTCGTGGGTCTCGTGCTGCCCGAGCTGACGAACCCGATCTTCCCGGCGCTCGCCGAGATCATCGGCGGCGGCCTGACGCAGAACGGCTACACGCCCCTCCTCTGCACGCAGAATGCGGGCGGCATCACCGAGTCGGACTACGTCGATCTGCTCCTGCAGCAGCAGGTGTCGGGCGTCATCTTCCTCGGCGGCAACTACAGTCAGGCCGACGCCGAGCACGCCCATTACGAGCGGCTGCGCCAGGTCAATCTCCCGACCGTGCTCGTGAACGCGCGCATCGCCGAGCTCGACTTCGCGACGGTGTCGACGGATGACTCGGCGGCCGCCGAACAGGCGGTCCTGCATCTGCACCAGCTCGGCCACCGGCGGATCGGCATGCTCCTCGGCCCGCTCGACCACATCCCTTCGCAGCGCAAGCTCGCAGCTGCGCGCCGCCTGCTGGAGCGCCTCGGCGGGGATCTCGACGATGACATGGTCGTGCGAGGGCTCTACTCCCTGGAGTCCGGGCAGGCCGGGGCATCCCGCCTCTTCTCGAACGGCGCCACCGCCATCGTGTGCGCCAGCGACCCGCTCGCCCTCGGAGCGGTGCGCGCCGCTCGCAGGGCCGGCCTGCGCGTGCCGGGCGACGTGTCGGTCGTGGGCTTCGACGACTCGGCGCTCATGAGCTGCACCGAGCCTCCGCTGACGACCGTGCGCCAGCCGATCGAGTCGATGGGGCGGACAGTGATCGAACTGCTGCTGTCGCAGATCGCCGGCACGACCGAGGCAGGCGACGAGCTGCTCTTCGAGCCCGAGCTCGTGCTCCGCGCCTCGACGGGTCCCGCGGCCGGCTGA
- a CDS encoding glycoside hydrolase family 13 protein, translated as MDTDVLTARHAVAPSDADPLWWRSAVIYQVYVRSFADGNGDGTGDLAGVRQRLGYLKDLGVDAIWFNPWYPSPMADGGYDVEDYRDIHPEFGTLAEAEALIREALALGIRTIIDVVPNHISDRHEWFRAALAAGPGSPERERFWFHPGKGRNGDEIPTHWVSSFQGETWTRTTNPDGTPGEWYLHMFTPEQPDLNWNHPDVRREHEDILRFWFDRGVAGVRIDSAALLIKDPDLPEVGEKPDHPTEDRDELHDVYRSWRAIADSYPGTRVLVGEIWVPDIERFTKYLRPDEMHTAFNFDFLARPWGAASFRQSIEQTLAAHAPVGAPSTWVLSNHDVTRPVTRYGREDTAFAFLKKRFGVPTDPELGLHRARAAALLVAALPGSLYIYQGDELGLPEVEDLPLALIQDPMHFRSGGVDPGRDGCRVPLPWTGDRAPFGFGPAGTQTWLPQPAAWSALTVEAQEHDPHSTLNLYRAALRLRRELPGLGDGPLTWVETPDPDTLAFRRGDDFVCVVNTGDSAIDLPAHEEVLLSSSALDDGALPGDSAAWLRARPVTAT; from the coding sequence TTGGACACCGACGTCCTGACCGCACGCCACGCCGTGGCCCCGAGCGACGCAGATCCGCTGTGGTGGCGTTCCGCCGTCATCTACCAGGTCTACGTGCGCAGCTTCGCCGACGGGAACGGCGACGGCACCGGCGACCTCGCGGGCGTACGCCAGCGGCTCGGCTACCTCAAAGACCTCGGCGTCGACGCGATTTGGTTCAACCCCTGGTACCCGAGCCCCATGGCCGACGGCGGGTACGACGTCGAGGACTACCGCGACATCCATCCCGAGTTCGGCACGCTGGCCGAAGCCGAGGCGCTGATCCGCGAGGCCCTTGCCCTCGGCATCCGCACGATCATCGACGTCGTCCCCAACCACATCAGCGATCGGCACGAGTGGTTCCGGGCGGCGCTCGCCGCAGGTCCCGGCAGCCCCGAGCGCGAGCGGTTCTGGTTCCACCCGGGCAAGGGCCGCAACGGCGACGAGATCCCCACGCACTGGGTGTCGAGTTTCCAGGGTGAGACGTGGACCCGCACCACGAACCCCGACGGGACGCCGGGCGAGTGGTACCTGCACATGTTCACCCCCGAGCAGCCCGACCTGAACTGGAACCACCCCGACGTCCGACGCGAGCACGAGGACATCCTGCGGTTCTGGTTCGACCGCGGGGTGGCCGGCGTGCGCATCGACTCCGCGGCGCTCCTCATCAAGGACCCCGACCTGCCCGAGGTGGGGGAGAAGCCCGACCATCCGACCGAGGATCGCGACGAGCTGCACGACGTCTACCGCTCGTGGCGGGCGATCGCCGACTCGTACCCCGGCACGCGGGTGCTGGTGGGTGAGATCTGGGTGCCCGACATCGAGCGGTTCACGAAGTACCTGCGTCCCGATGAGATGCACACCGCGTTCAACTTCGACTTCCTCGCGCGGCCGTGGGGTGCGGCATCCTTCCGCCAGTCGATTGAGCAGACCCTCGCGGCCCATGCGCCCGTCGGCGCCCCGAGCACGTGGGTGCTCTCCAACCACGACGTCACCCGACCGGTCACGCGCTACGGGCGGGAAGACACGGCGTTCGCGTTCCTCAAGAAGCGGTTCGGCGTGCCGACCGATCCCGAGCTGGGACTGCACCGCGCTCGCGCGGCGGCGCTTCTCGTGGCCGCGCTCCCCGGCAGTCTCTACATCTATCAAGGCGACGAGCTCGGCCTTCCCGAGGTCGAGGACCTGCCGCTCGCGCTCATCCAGGACCCCATGCACTTCCGTTCCGGCGGTGTGGATCCGGGAAGGGACGGATGCCGCGTTCCGCTCCCCTGGACGGGTGATCGCGCGCCGTTCGGCTTCGGCCCGGCGGGCACCCAGACGTGGCTGCCCCAGCCCGCGGCCTGGAGCGCCCTCACCGTCGAGGCGCAGGAGCACGACCCGCACTCGACGCTCAATCTCTACCGCGCCGCGCTCCGCCTCCGCCGCGAGCTGCCCGGACTCGGCGACGGCCCGCTCACGTGGGTCGAGACCCCCGACCCCGACACCCTCGCGTTCCGCCGGGGCGACGACTTCGTCTGCGTCGTCAACACCGGCGACAGCGCCATCGACCTGCCCGCCCACGAAGAAGTGCTCCTCTCGAGCAGCGCACTGGACGACGGCGCCCTCCCGGGCGACTCGGCCGCCTGGCTGCGCGCCCGTCCCGTCACCGCCACATAG
- a CDS encoding extracellular solute-binding protein, whose protein sequence is MKSPARVLLAGVAAAATIGALAGCSAAGGDSSSGKTELRVATFPPGADAAAYEAFAAQERQFEKANPDIDIIGVEYEWEGPTFAVQLAGGSLPDVFTVPFTDSKTLMENGQLMDVTDEVKDLGYEDSFNPIILDGVKDSDGRIYGFPRQAYAMGLHYNRDLFEQAGLDPDQPPTTWDEVREYAKKISEATGKAGYAEMATNNTGGWQLTAQTVARGGRTQTDNSDGSAESTIDNDATKAALQFLHDLKWEDNSFGSKIDLDWGTINQEFAAGNIGMYTSGSDVYTALVRDFGMDPSIYGLTVVPVEGDDPGTLGGGDIAVISPTVDDTTKAAAVKWIDWYYMQKLLDEDAAVQDAKTLADSDQAVGTPVLPVLSRELYEKSLEWIEPYINVPRDQMKPFTDAIWDQTPVGEPKKKTQEIYALLDSVVQTVLTDQNADIDALLAQAQTDAQAKLDE, encoded by the coding sequence ATGAAGTCACCAGCACGTGTCCTGCTCGCCGGTGTCGCCGCAGCGGCGACCATCGGCGCCCTCGCGGGTTGCTCCGCAGCAGGAGGCGACAGCAGCAGCGGCAAGACCGAGCTGCGCGTCGCGACGTTCCCGCCCGGCGCGGACGCCGCCGCCTACGAGGCGTTCGCCGCGCAGGAGAGGCAGTTCGAGAAGGCGAACCCCGACATCGACATCATCGGCGTCGAGTACGAGTGGGAGGGCCCGACCTTCGCCGTTCAGCTCGCGGGCGGGAGCCTGCCCGACGTCTTCACCGTGCCGTTCACCGACTCCAAGACGCTCATGGAGAACGGGCAGCTGATGGACGTCACCGACGAAGTGAAGGATCTCGGCTACGAGGACAGCTTCAACCCGATCATCCTCGACGGCGTCAAGGACTCCGACGGCCGCATCTACGGATTCCCGCGTCAGGCGTACGCGATGGGTCTGCACTACAACCGCGACCTGTTCGAGCAGGCGGGCCTCGATCCCGACCAGCCCCCGACCACGTGGGACGAGGTGCGCGAGTACGCGAAGAAGATCTCCGAGGCCACAGGTAAGGCCGGCTACGCCGAGATGGCCACCAACAACACGGGCGGCTGGCAGCTCACGGCGCAGACCGTGGCACGCGGCGGCCGCACGCAGACCGACAACTCCGACGGCTCGGCCGAGTCGACCATCGACAACGACGCGACGAAGGCGGCCCTGCAGTTCCTGCACGACCTCAAGTGGGAGGACAACTCCTTCGGATCCAAGATCGACCTCGACTGGGGCACGATCAACCAGGAGTTCGCCGCCGGCAACATCGGCATGTACACCTCGGGCTCCGACGTCTACACCGCGCTCGTGCGGGACTTCGGCATGGACCCGTCCATCTACGGCCTTACGGTCGTGCCCGTCGAGGGCGACGACCCCGGCACGCTCGGCGGTGGCGACATCGCGGTGATCAGTCCGACGGTGGACGACACCACGAAGGCTGCAGCGGTGAAGTGGATCGACTGGTACTACATGCAGAAGCTCCTCGACGAGGACGCCGCCGTGCAGGACGCCAAGACCCTCGCCGACTCCGACCAGGCCGTCGGGACGCCGGTGCTGCCGGTGCTGAGCCGTGAGCTGTATGAGAAGTCGCTCGAGTGGATCGAGCCCTACATCAACGTGCCGCGCGACCAGATGAAGCCCTTCACCGACGCGATCTGGGACCAGACGCCCGTGGGCGAGCCCAAGAAGAAGACGCAGGAGATCTACGCCCTCCTCGACTCCGTCGTGCAGACGGTGCTCACCGACCAGAACGCCGACATCGACGCCCTGCTCGCCCAGGCGCAGACCGACGCGCAGGCGAAGCTCGACGAGTGA